A window of Candidatus Thorarchaeota archaeon contains these coding sequences:
- a CDS encoding DUF4184 family protein gives MPFTLLHYSVAYALHRGEKRFPLPALAVGSVIPDIEVPFLAVFFSGILPDHFILHSFVGGLTLGVIGAVLTTRFIYPPVISLLFGIEKERLKEACRISPMMVLSCVIGLLGHILLDYPMHWYNAIFWPWVEPTNVIGSFVLYFSSVGEISGVAFTLANGTTNLFMLLIFVYVMAHEWSDRWESIWVGDEQ, from the coding sequence ATGCCCTTTACTCTACTCCATTACAGCGTTGCCTATGCTTTGCATAGGGGTGAGAAGCGATTCCCCCTTCCCGCATTGGCGGTAGGTTCTGTCATCCCTGATATCGAAGTTCCATTCTTAGCAGTTTTCTTTTCAGGCATTTTGCCAGACCATTTCATACTGCACAGTTTTGTAGGCGGTTTGACTCTGGGTGTGATTGGTGCGGTTCTTACAACCCGTTTCATTTATCCTCCGGTGATATCTCTTCTTTTCGGTATTGAAAAAGAACGACTGAAAGAAGCATGCCGTATTTCTCCCATGATGGTGTTGTCGTGTGTGATAGGCCTTCTAGGTCATATCTTGCTCGACTACCCGATGCATTGGTATAACGCAATCTTCTGGCCATGGGTAGAGCCAACCAATGTAATCGGCTCATTTGTACTCTATTTCTCTTCTGTTGGCGAAATTTCGGGTGTTGCTTTCACACTCGCAAATGGAACTACAAACCTGTTCATGCTACTCATATTCGTATACGTAATGGCCCATGAATGGAGTGATCGATGGGAGAGCATTTGGGTTGGAGACGAGCAGTAG